A section of the Acidobacterium capsulatum ATCC 51196 genome encodes:
- the hemA gene encoding glutamyl-tRNA reductase, whose protein sequence is MNLLLTGLNHKTAPVELRERLSIPEDALAAVTAQVLALPGVDEAVILSTCNRVELLIAHRERVAEPDMAAFLEECFQLSGSGLREHLYHHREAEAVRHLFRVACSLDSLVLGESQILGQVKAAYAAAKENGAVRSQLDRLLQETFALAKRVRTETEIGAAPVNISSVAVDLARRIFGSLDGKRVLLLGAGKMSELAARHLVHHGANRILVANRTLARAEALAAQFNGEAITFDAVFSLQDVPDILITSTGAPRPILTAAHVQQFLHRRRRKPMLLVDIAVPRDVEPEVNRLEGAFLYDIDDLQSVASANLTDRKRQAELAEEIVAAEAIKFEQKRRSLEIGPVISGMQQTVEALCEAELQRLAPRMHSMTDEQYAAVKMLTRGLMNKFLHLPKQALRSAAQTGDDAAVRAIQSAFDPSVLRTGPKGDLACPRSGVSMDDVKREKARGHHAEQGSTASAPAEAATDSAFSDEIPARRH, encoded by the coding sequence ATGAATCTTCTGCTCACAGGACTGAATCACAAGACCGCGCCCGTCGAGCTGCGCGAGCGCCTCAGCATTCCTGAGGATGCGCTCGCCGCTGTCACGGCGCAGGTGCTGGCCCTCCCCGGCGTCGATGAGGCCGTGATTCTTTCCACCTGCAACCGCGTGGAGTTGCTCATCGCTCACCGCGAGCGCGTGGCTGAGCCCGACATGGCCGCTTTTCTTGAGGAGTGTTTTCAGCTCTCCGGCTCAGGCCTGCGCGAGCATCTTTATCATCACCGCGAGGCCGAGGCCGTGCGGCATCTCTTCCGCGTAGCCTGCAGCCTTGATTCGCTGGTGCTCGGCGAGTCGCAGATTCTCGGCCAGGTCAAAGCCGCCTACGCCGCTGCCAAAGAAAACGGAGCCGTGCGTTCGCAACTCGACCGGCTCCTGCAGGAGACCTTTGCGCTCGCCAAGCGCGTCCGCACGGAAACGGAAATCGGCGCGGCCCCGGTCAACATCTCCTCGGTCGCGGTCGATCTGGCGCGCCGCATCTTCGGCTCGCTCGACGGCAAGCGTGTACTGCTGCTGGGCGCGGGCAAAATGAGCGAGCTGGCCGCGCGCCACCTCGTGCATCACGGCGCCAACCGCATCCTCGTGGCCAACCGTACCCTCGCGCGGGCTGAGGCGCTTGCGGCGCAGTTCAACGGCGAGGCCATCACCTTTGACGCGGTCTTCTCCCTGCAGGACGTTCCCGACATCCTCATCACCTCCACCGGCGCCCCGCGTCCCATTCTTACCGCTGCGCACGTGCAGCAGTTTCTCCATCGCCGCCGCCGCAAGCCCATGCTGCTGGTCGATATTGCCGTGCCCCGCGACGTCGAGCCCGAGGTCAACCGCCTGGAAGGCGCGTTCCTCTACGACATTGATGATCTGCAGTCAGTGGCGAGTGCCAATCTCACCGATCGCAAGCGCCAGGCCGAGCTGGCCGAAGAAATCGTCGCCGCCGAGGCCATCAAGTTTGAGCAGAAGCGCCGCTCGCTGGAAATTGGCCCCGTCATCTCGGGCATGCAGCAAACCGTCGAAGCGCTTTGCGAGGCCGAGCTGCAGCGCCTCGCACCTCGCATGCATTCCATGACCGATGAGCAGTACGCCGCTGTGAAAATGCTCACGCGAGGCCTGATGAACAAGTTTCTGCACCTGCCCAAGCAGGCGCTGCGCTCGGCTGCGCAGACCGGCGACGATGCCGCCGTGCGCGCCATCCAGTCCGCCTTTGATCCTTCAGTGCTCCGCACCGGCCCTAAGGGCGATCTGGCCTGCCCTCGCAGCGGAGTCTCCATGGACGACGTGAAGCGTGAAAAAGCTCGCGGTCACCATGCAGAGCAGGGAAGTACCGCATCCGCACCGGCAGAGGCAGCCACTGATTCTGCCTTCTCAGACGAAATTCCGGCGAGGCGTCATTGA
- a CDS encoding cytochrome C assembly family protein: MYLIWLRAAVFLYGLASVAAIPAVFGGKSTWKQLCLPAAVGGFVLQMVALVEMLTAAHHWIPTGAHEVQVALSLLVTLIFLLVWAVYRTFSFAVFALPLSLLLTIVPAISDQRYTFSSEHIRSGWIFAHVFLLLAAYAALFFSLLASILYQVEEHRLKNKRSPRLTEWLPPLDTMDRIAQSLLIAGFLCMTAGLLAGSLIAQERSGARYFADPKILMSFVTWLLYVLMIYVRRSTGFRGRRAVYLSSLIILAMISVYAANLVSSVHRFSLP; encoded by the coding sequence ATGTATCTGATCTGGCTCAGGGCCGCTGTTTTTCTTTACGGACTCGCGAGTGTCGCCGCGATCCCCGCCGTCTTTGGCGGCAAATCCACGTGGAAGCAGCTTTGTCTGCCCGCGGCGGTGGGCGGCTTCGTGCTTCAAATGGTGGCGCTGGTCGAGATGCTCACGGCGGCCCATCACTGGATTCCCACCGGCGCGCATGAAGTGCAGGTCGCGCTTTCGCTGCTGGTCACGCTGATCTTTCTGCTGGTGTGGGCGGTCTACCGCACATTTTCTTTTGCTGTATTTGCGCTGCCGCTGTCGCTGTTGCTCACCATCGTGCCGGCCATCTCTGACCAGCGCTACACCTTCAGCTCCGAGCACATTCGCAGCGGCTGGATCTTCGCCCACGTCTTTCTGCTGCTCGCCGCCTATGCCGCGCTCTTTTTCAGTCTGCTGGCGAGCATCCTCTATCAGGTCGAAGAGCATCGCCTCAAAAACAAGCGTTCGCCCCGGCTGACCGAGTGGCTGCCCCCGCTCGACACCATGGACCGCATCGCGCAGTCGCTGCTTATCGCCGGCTTCCTCTGCATGACGGCCGGGCTCCTGGCCGGCTCGCTCATCGCACAGGAACGCTCCGGAGCCCGCTACTTCGCCGATCCCAAAATTCTCATGTCCTTTGTGACGTGGCTGCTATACGTCCTCATGATTTATGTACGGCGTAGTACCGGATTTCGAGGAAGACGAGCCGTTTACCTCTCTTCGCTCATCATCTTAGCGATGATCAGTGTCTACGCCGCCAACCTTGTCAGCTCGGTGCACAGGTTCAGCCTGCCATGA
- a CDS encoding sulfite exporter TauE/SafE family protein yields MPHAWEWPLLAVVALIASTLAAVTGFGGAAVLLPALVAMFGMRAAIPILTVAQLTGNASRVWFNRRELNWRVVAWFAAGGIPMALLGGYLFASAPLAGLTRLLGAFLLLVVVWRHLRPGLSRRFPTPAFAAVGAGSSFLSALLGSVGPLMAPFFLAYGLVKGAYIGTEALSAVVMHVAKLVAYRQTALLTVHDVATGLALGPVMIVGSFTGKRIVDRLPERVFAAIIEAVLVVAGVLFLVRG; encoded by the coding sequence TTGCCGCACGCATGGGAATGGCCGCTGCTGGCCGTGGTTGCGCTGATTGCCTCCACGCTGGCGGCGGTGACGGGTTTTGGCGGAGCAGCCGTGCTGCTGCCCGCGCTGGTGGCGATGTTCGGGATGCGCGCGGCCATTCCCATCCTGACCGTCGCGCAGTTGACCGGCAATGCCAGCCGGGTGTGGTTTAACCGCCGAGAGCTGAACTGGCGCGTGGTGGCATGGTTTGCGGCCGGCGGCATTCCGATGGCGCTGCTGGGCGGGTATCTGTTTGCGTCTGCTCCTCTGGCGGGGCTGACGCGGCTGCTGGGCGCATTTCTGTTGCTGGTGGTGGTCTGGCGGCATCTGCGGCCAGGGCTTTCGCGCCGCTTTCCCACTCCGGCGTTTGCAGCCGTTGGCGCGGGATCGAGCTTTCTCTCTGCCCTGCTGGGCAGCGTGGGGCCGCTGATGGCTCCGTTCTTTCTGGCCTATGGCCTGGTCAAGGGAGCCTACATTGGCACCGAGGCTCTGTCGGCCGTCGTCATGCATGTGGCCAAGCTGGTGGCCTACAGGCAGACCGCGCTGCTGACGGTGCATGATGTGGCGACGGGGCTTGCGCTGGGCCCGGTGATGATTGTGGGGTCCTTCACCGGCAAGCGTATTGTGGACCGGCTACCCGAGAGGGTTTTCGCCGCGATCATCGAGGCGGTTCTGGTTGTGGCTGGCGTACTGTTTCTTGTCCGCGGATGA
- the mutS gene encoding DNA mismatch repair protein MutS produces MPFTVCWRIPVPEVTTSSQDANLTPLMRQYQAAKREHPDALLFFRMGDFYELFYEDAKIAARELQITLTARDRERTQPMCGVPYHAVDGYLSRLLRKGYRIAICDQMEDPKLTKKIVRREVTRVLTPGTAIDTAFSAGQNNYLAALHRVGDAVGLAYLDLSTADFRATEFRGPEALAMALDELGKIAPSELIFAASEGWANAPEAPAEVAQVKTCSALEDWIFAAEYGLPLLERQLGAQSLDGFGLGGHTAAATAAGAIVHYIRATQKSGPEDQGPVHVDALYFYERNEHLHLDQVSVRNLELVEPLFRDTEGDPTLFGALDECVTPMGKRLLRASILRPLMDAARLEARYAAVDAARQSLLGREAVRRAMDGILDLERLLAKISLESAGPRDVLALGHSLGRLPELQSSLLQMGASWWKQTGEGLDRLEDLHSAIEKTIVAEPPLTLADGGAIAEGVDAELDELRTISHSGRSSIAAIEERERQRTGIPSLKVRFNSVFGYYIEVTKANLAHVPADYERKQTLVNAERFTTPELKDYEIKVLTAQDRSVEIEKRIFAELRRLVLSHAARIRRVSVMIAEIDLLASFAHLASLRGYTRPLLESEPVLELIGARHPVIECLMERAGTTRFVPNDLYVDATEATPEAASAPHLLLITGPNMGGKSTYLRQAALLVILAQMGCFVPAERMRFGLVDRVYTRIGASDNVARGRSTFMVEMTETATILNTATVRSLILLDEMGRGTATFDGLALAWATLEFLHAEVGARTLFATHYHELTMLAEQLPRLGNLRVAVKESPKGIVFLHRMEPGAASKSYGIEVARLAGLPPRVIQRARQVLKQHERSERGNVEAETAPALQMTMFTPLSQQILDRLTETDVNTLTPLDALNLLHELKTEIARGAKDGGR; encoded by the coding sequence ATGCCTTTCACGGTATGCTGGCGTATTCCTGTGCCTGAAGTTACGACCTCCTCTCAAGACGCGAATCTGACTCCGCTGATGCGCCAATACCAGGCTGCGAAGCGCGAGCACCCGGATGCCCTGCTGTTTTTTCGCATGGGCGACTTTTACGAGCTTTTTTACGAAGACGCCAAGATTGCCGCGCGCGAACTGCAGATTACCCTGACGGCGCGCGACCGCGAGCGCACGCAGCCGATGTGCGGCGTGCCTTACCACGCCGTGGATGGCTACTTGTCTCGCCTGCTGCGCAAGGGCTACCGGATCGCCATCTGCGACCAGATGGAAGACCCCAAGCTCACCAAGAAGATTGTGCGGCGCGAGGTGACGCGCGTGCTGACGCCAGGCACGGCCATTGACACGGCCTTCAGCGCCGGGCAGAACAATTACCTGGCGGCTCTGCATCGGGTGGGCGACGCCGTCGGGCTGGCGTATCTGGATCTATCGACAGCGGACTTTCGCGCCACGGAGTTTCGCGGACCCGAAGCGCTGGCGATGGCGCTCGACGAGTTGGGAAAGATTGCCCCCAGTGAGCTGATTTTCGCGGCCAGCGAAGGGTGGGCCAACGCGCCCGAGGCACCGGCAGAAGTGGCGCAGGTGAAGACCTGCTCCGCGCTGGAAGACTGGATTTTTGCCGCTGAATACGGCCTGCCTCTGCTGGAGCGGCAACTGGGTGCGCAGTCGCTCGATGGCTTTGGCCTGGGTGGACACACAGCAGCGGCCACGGCAGCGGGTGCGATTGTGCACTACATCCGCGCGACACAGAAGAGCGGCCCGGAAGATCAAGGGCCGGTGCATGTGGACGCGCTCTACTTTTATGAGCGCAACGAGCACCTGCACCTGGACCAGGTGAGCGTGCGCAACCTGGAACTCGTGGAGCCCCTGTTTCGCGACACGGAGGGCGACCCCACACTGTTTGGCGCGCTGGACGAGTGCGTGACGCCGATGGGCAAGCGGCTGCTGCGTGCTTCGATTCTGCGGCCGTTGATGGACGCGGCTAGGCTCGAAGCCCGCTACGCGGCGGTGGATGCGGCACGCCAGTCTCTGCTGGGGCGCGAGGCCGTGCGGCGCGCGATGGACGGCATTCTGGACCTGGAGCGGCTGCTGGCGAAGATTTCGCTCGAAAGCGCGGGACCACGCGACGTGCTGGCGCTGGGCCACTCGCTGGGGCGGCTGCCGGAATTGCAATCGTCACTGTTGCAGATGGGAGCAAGCTGGTGGAAGCAGACCGGCGAAGGACTGGATCGACTGGAAGACCTGCACTCGGCCATCGAGAAGACGATCGTGGCCGAGCCTCCGCTGACGCTGGCCGATGGCGGCGCGATTGCCGAGGGCGTGGATGCGGAACTGGACGAGTTGCGCACTATCAGCCACTCGGGGCGAAGCTCCATTGCGGCGATTGAAGAGCGCGAACGGCAGCGCACAGGCATTCCCTCGCTCAAGGTGCGGTTCAACTCTGTTTTTGGCTATTACATTGAGGTCACCAAGGCCAATCTTGCGCATGTGCCGGCAGACTATGAGCGCAAGCAGACGCTGGTGAATGCCGAGCGCTTCACAACGCCCGAGTTGAAAGACTACGAGATCAAGGTGCTAACCGCGCAGGACCGGTCTGTCGAGATTGAGAAGCGCATCTTTGCCGAGCTGCGTAGGCTGGTGCTCTCGCATGCGGCGCGTATTCGCCGCGTGAGCGTCATGATTGCCGAGATTGACCTGCTGGCAAGCTTTGCGCATCTGGCCAGCCTGCGGGGCTACACGCGTCCGCTGCTGGAATCTGAGCCGGTACTCGAGCTGATCGGAGCGCGGCATCCTGTGATTGAGTGCCTGATGGAGCGCGCGGGAACGACGCGCTTTGTGCCGAACGATCTTTATGTGGATGCCACGGAGGCGACGCCGGAAGCGGCCTCGGCTCCGCACCTGCTGCTGATCACCGGGCCGAACATGGGCGGCAAATCGACCTATCTGCGGCAGGCGGCGCTGCTTGTGATCCTGGCGCAGATGGGCTGCTTTGTTCCGGCCGAGCGCATGCGCTTCGGGCTGGTCGATCGCGTCTACACGCGCATTGGCGCGAGTGACAATGTGGCGCGCGGGCGCTCCACTTTTATGGTGGAGATGACCGAGACAGCGACCATCCTGAATACGGCGACGGTGCGGTCGCTGATTCTGCTGGATGAGATGGGGCGCGGCACAGCTACCTTTGACGGGCTGGCGCTGGCGTGGGCCACGCTTGAGTTTCTGCATGCGGAAGTGGGCGCGCGCACGCTCTTTGCCACGCACTATCACGAGCTGACGATGCTGGCCGAGCAACTGCCGCGGCTGGGCAATCTGCGCGTGGCGGTGAAGGAATCGCCGAAAGGCATCGTCTTTTTGCATCGCATGGAGCCGGGCGCGGCCAGCAAGAGTTATGGCATTGAGGTGGCGAGGCTCGCGGGGCTGCCGCCGCGCGTGATTCAACGGGCACGGCAGGTGCTCAAGCAGCATGAGCGCTCTGAGCGCGGCAATGTGGAGGCGGAGACGGCTCCGGCGTTGCAGATGACCATGTTTACGCCGCTCTCGCAGCAGATTCTGGATCGCCTGACGGAGACGGATGTGAACACGCTGACGCCGCTCGATGCCCTGAACCTGCTGCACGAGCTGAAGACTGAAATTGCACGGGGCGCAAAGGACGGAGGCCGCTGA
- a CDS encoding glycoside hydrolase family 3 N-terminal domain-containing protein gives MPTKLNEVREAAGRVMMVGLSGTALSELERAWLKLIRPTGIILFRRNIETIPQTVALLREASRIIDRPTLRCVDMEGGMVDRLRDVLTPMPSPARVFATRDPQMFYRHGKLIGKAAHMAGFNATLAPVVDLALPNSAGVMKTRVVSALPHEVRQYALTFLEGLETEEVFGCAKHFPGLGGGIVDSHLTMPVIDRKWADLWNEDLAPFRSLARRVPITMVAHAAYPLVTRNHTPASLSPHWIQKILRKRVGFRGLVLSDDMEMGGVLSHCSMGEAVIHAIAAGTDVVEICHNPALILTAYEALIREAEQRVAFRRQLTAAARRVEEWARRWSLIQTQTLRSPTVAQIDKLRAQMAAFARECT, from the coding sequence ATGCCCACAAAGCTGAATGAAGTGCGCGAAGCCGCCGGACGCGTGATGATGGTGGGGTTGAGCGGCACGGCGCTGAGCGAGTTGGAGCGGGCGTGGCTCAAGCTGATTCGCCCGACGGGCATCATTCTTTTCCGGCGGAACATTGAGACGATTCCGCAAACGGTAGCACTGCTGCGCGAGGCAAGCCGCATCATTGATCGGCCCACGCTGCGTTGCGTGGACATGGAAGGCGGCATGGTGGACCGGCTGCGCGACGTGCTCACACCGATGCCCTCACCTGCGCGGGTGTTTGCCACGCGCGACCCGCAGATGTTTTACCGGCACGGCAAGCTGATTGGCAAAGCCGCGCACATGGCCGGCTTCAACGCGACGCTGGCACCGGTGGTCGATCTCGCGCTGCCAAACTCCGCCGGGGTGATGAAGACGCGCGTGGTATCGGCGCTTCCGCATGAGGTGCGGCAATATGCGCTGACGTTTCTTGAGGGACTGGAGACGGAAGAAGTCTTCGGATGCGCAAAGCATTTTCCGGGTTTGGGCGGCGGCATTGTGGATTCGCACCTGACGATGCCAGTGATTGATCGCAAGTGGGCCGATCTGTGGAACGAAGACCTGGCGCCCTTTCGCTCGCTGGCGCGGCGCGTGCCCATCACGATGGTGGCGCACGCGGCCTATCCGCTGGTGACGCGCAATCACACTCCGGCATCGCTCTCGCCGCATTGGATTCAGAAGATTCTGCGCAAGCGCGTCGGCTTTCGCGGACTGGTACTCTCTGACGATATGGAGATGGGCGGCGTGCTCTCGCACTGCTCGATGGGTGAAGCGGTCATTCATGCCATCGCGGCCGGCACCGATGTGGTGGAGATCTGCCACAATCCGGCATTGATTTTGACGGCCTACGAAGCATTGATACGCGAGGCAGAGCAGCGCGTCGCATTCCGGCGGCAACTGACAGCCGCGGCCCGTCGCGTGGAGGAATGGGCGCGGCGATGGAGCCTCATTCAAACCCAGACTCTGCGGAGCCCCACCGTGGCGCAGATCGACAAGTTGCGCGCGCAGATGGCGGCCTTTGCCAGGGAATGTACATGA
- a CDS encoding anhydro-N-acetylmuramic acid kinase — MKPETLIVAGVMSGTSGDGIDVALTEIGPRTVRGEGSVRLKLLAHESFPFPKALRAAVLGAQDAKSISTAELARLNWRLGIAYADAIEATQEKHQTVAHLIGCHGQTIYHQAQPAAYAGERFACTWQIGEPALIATRLQIPVVSNFRPADMVVGGQGAPLVPLLDYVMFADTKVARVLQNIGGIGNLTAIPAGGGADEVMAFDTGPGNMAIDALMQQLFGKPYDRDGRIAEKGRVLESIVESTLRMPFFQKAPPKSAGREQFGAAFTQTLLTACRKAAASAEDTVATATAITAESIARSFGRFVQPMMGSAPVEYILSGGGAHNLTLVRMLRERLEPMGCKLFASDEVGMPAAAKEAAAFALLAYCTYYGLPGNLPSATGAIMPVVLGTISHG, encoded by the coding sequence ATGAAGCCGGAGACGCTGATCGTAGCAGGCGTGATGAGCGGCACCTCGGGCGATGGCATTGATGTGGCCCTGACGGAGATTGGCCCGCGCACGGTGCGCGGCGAAGGCAGCGTGCGGCTGAAGCTGCTGGCTCATGAGAGCTTCCCTTTTCCCAAAGCGCTGCGCGCGGCGGTGCTGGGGGCGCAGGATGCCAAGAGCATCTCGACGGCGGAACTGGCGCGGCTGAACTGGCGGCTGGGCATCGCGTATGCCGATGCAATCGAGGCCACGCAGGAAAAGCATCAGACCGTCGCACATCTAATTGGCTGCCATGGGCAGACCATCTACCATCAGGCGCAGCCGGCCGCCTATGCGGGCGAGCGCTTTGCCTGCACCTGGCAGATTGGCGAACCGGCTTTGATCGCAACACGGTTACAAATTCCGGTGGTGTCAAACTTTCGCCCGGCTGACATGGTGGTGGGCGGGCAGGGCGCACCGCTGGTTCCGCTGCTCGACTATGTAATGTTTGCCGATACTAAAGTTGCGCGCGTGCTGCAGAATATCGGCGGCATCGGCAACCTGACGGCGATTCCGGCAGGCGGCGGGGCGGACGAGGTGATGGCGTTCGATACGGGTCCGGGCAACATGGCGATCGACGCGCTCATGCAGCAATTATTTGGCAAGCCCTATGACCGTGACGGGCGCATCGCAGAGAAGGGACGCGTGCTGGAGAGCATCGTCGAAAGCACGCTGCGCATGCCGTTCTTTCAGAAAGCTCCGCCAAAGTCTGCCGGGCGCGAGCAGTTCGGCGCGGCCTTTACCCAAACGCTGCTCACGGCCTGCCGCAAGGCAGCAGCCAGCGCGGAAGACACGGTGGCCACGGCGACGGCGATTACTGCCGAATCCATTGCACGCAGCTTCGGCCGGTTTGTGCAGCCCATGATGGGCAGCGCGCCTGTCGAATACATTCTGTCCGGCGGTGGTGCGCACAATCTCACGCTGGTGCGCATGCTGCGTGAGCGTCTGGAGCCGATGGGCTGCAAGCTCTTTGCGAGCGATGAGGTGGGCATGCCCGCCGCAGCCAAGGAGGCCGCGGCCTTCGCTCTGCTAGCCTACTGCACCTATTACGGATTGCCCGGCAATCTGCCCTCCGCGACCGGCGCCATCATGCCCGTGGTGCTGGGGACGATTTCGCATGGGTGA
- a CDS encoding ABC transporter substrate-binding protein, whose product MGEEVACHPTQAIPPLKPKAGLNGAPTVFVVLAVLMLALSGCGGQKPPANTVVMVIESSPTNLDPRVGLDAQSEHIDQLLFDALVQHNNHFGFAPDLAVSWQTPDPLTYIFHLRRDVRFSNGQPLTSRDVKWTFTSMMDGTVITVKAGSYEDVRSIDTPDAWTVVFHLKRPDNSFIENLADGAIGIVPYGSGRNFGQHPVGTGPFEFVSQRFDRDVVIERAPHSWHAEPKIRRVRFDVVPDATTRALELEKGAADVELNSLPADTVTALMQNPNLVVEAEPGTNLNYVVFNTRDAILRHVRVRQAIAAAVNRKLIVQSLFRGRARLAESLLPPEHWAWTRTPPHDYDPALANRLLDEAGYPRGRDGIRFHLSLKTSTDETTRLIALAMQDELAQVGIALDVRSFEFATFYADLTHGAFQLAISRWIGGNEQPDIFRYTYAASAVPPYGANRGFYNNPDVNQWITDAQTAPTLAEEKQDYAKIQQTVARELPTLDLWYLDTVLVHTRRLKHVRIVPFPSGNFYFLETVELRQPRS is encoded by the coding sequence ATGGGTGAGGAAGTGGCCTGCCACCCCACGCAAGCAATCCCCCCACTCAAGCCAAAAGCGGGCTTGAATGGGGCACCCACCGTTTTTGTGGTGCTCGCGGTCTTGATGCTCGCCCTGAGCGGATGCGGCGGCCAAAAACCTCCGGCCAATACCGTGGTGATGGTGATTGAGAGCAGCCCCACCAATCTCGACCCGCGCGTGGGGCTCGATGCGCAGTCGGAGCACATTGATCAGTTGCTCTTTGACGCGCTGGTGCAGCACAACAATCACTTCGGCTTTGCACCCGATCTGGCAGTGAGCTGGCAGACACCCGATCCTCTGACTTACATCTTTCACCTTCGCAGGGATGTTCGCTTCAGCAATGGCCAGCCGCTGACCTCGCGCGATGTGAAGTGGACCTTCACGTCGATGATGGATGGCACGGTGATCACGGTGAAGGCCGGGTCGTATGAAGATGTGCGCAGTATCGACACGCCCGACGCCTGGACCGTGGTCTTTCATCTCAAGCGGCCCGACAACAGCTTTATTGAAAATCTGGCCGATGGTGCCATTGGCATTGTCCCCTATGGCAGCGGACGCAACTTTGGGCAGCACCCCGTGGGCACCGGCCCCTTTGAGTTTGTGAGCCAGCGGTTTGACCGCGACGTGGTGATTGAGCGCGCGCCCCACTCCTGGCATGCGGAGCCGAAGATAAGGCGGGTGCGCTTTGATGTGGTTCCTGACGCGACAACGCGAGCGCTCGAGCTCGAAAAGGGCGCGGCCGACGTGGAGCTGAACAGCCTGCCGGCCGATACGGTGACGGCGCTGATGCAGAATCCCAACCTGGTGGTGGAAGCCGAGCCGGGCACCAATCTGAACTATGTGGTCTTCAATACGCGCGATGCAATTCTGCGGCATGTGCGGGTGCGGCAGGCGATTGCCGCAGCGGTGAACCGCAAGCTGATCGTGCAGTCGCTGTTTCGCGGTAGAGCGCGGCTGGCCGAGAGCCTGCTGCCGCCCGAGCACTGGGCCTGGACCCGGACTCCGCCTCATGACTATGACCCCGCGCTGGCCAACCGGCTGCTCGATGAAGCCGGATATCCGCGAGGCCGCGACGGCATTCGCTTTCACCTCTCGCTTAAGACCTCGACGGATGAGACCACCCGCCTCATTGCCCTGGCCATGCAGGATGAGCTGGCGCAGGTGGGCATTGCCCTCGACGTGCGCAGCTTCGAGTTCGCCACGTTCTATGCGGATTTGACTCACGGCGCGTTTCAGTTGGCCATCTCCCGCTGGATTGGCGGCAATGAGCAGCCGGATATCTTTCGCTACACCTATGCGGCCTCGGCAGTGCCGCCTTACGGCGCCAATCGCGGCTTTTACAACAATCCCGATGTGAACCAGTGGATTACGGATGCGCAGACGGCTCCAACGCTGGCTGAAGAGAAGCAGGATTACGCGAAGATTCAGCAGACGGTGGCGCGCGAGCTGCCCACGCTCGACCTTTGGTATCTGGACACGGTGCTGGTGCACACGCGGCGGCTCAAGCATGTGCGGATCGTTCCCTTCCCGTCTGGCAATTTCTACTTTCTGGAGACGGTCGAGCTCAGGCAGCCTCGATCCTGA
- a CDS encoding co-chaperone GroES, producing MATATVATTFTPLHDRILVRRIDEGETVRGGIIIPDSAKEKPQEGEVIAVGKGKSNDEGKVFPLDVKSGDRVLFGKYSGTEIKIDGEEFLIMREEEVLGILKK from the coding sequence ATGGCAACGGCTACCGTAGCAACGACGTTCACCCCGCTCCATGACCGCATCCTGGTCCGCCGCATCGATGAAGGCGAGACGGTTCGCGGCGGCATCATCATCCCCGACTCGGCCAAGGAAAAGCCGCAGGAAGGCGAAGTGATCGCTGTGGGCAAGGGCAAGAGCAACGACGAAGGCAAGGTCTTCCCGCTGGATGTGAAGTCGGGCGACCGCGTGCTGTTCGGGAAGTACTCCGGCACCGAGATCAAGATCGACGGTGAAGAGTTCCTGATCATGCGCGAAGAAGAAGTCCTCGGCATCCTCAAGAAGTAG